A single region of the Amphiura filiformis chromosome 7, Afil_fr2py, whole genome shotgun sequence genome encodes:
- the LOC140157861 gene encoding uncharacterized protein produces MSCRPNTRSSLPQKMYTTGIGSSKASQASIKHKIDRHSVPSRRLASFEEACEKETFARCLADLSRRSSSGIPSMYSSQRITSSRYPPPFERSLSSSQLPRGDYGYIRNVRRPTSPRDSGRYSDPFPGKSMVRQQSEPGISTLYEKRTTPLVSSAPKPSRSVEALVSPTSRQSPMSNRNSLKPSKTRACQSLEAINEPTGNQMVTSRFVARIPRKASDPGMTEEKKGGSTQHASVKLPAKNKDNNTTQSGKKERRGTQRPMRKSASVDDRLCSSTHERERHTRRTSSIPKVKNTNAPQSHSKSKKDQNGNDTSPIVFRAKSPGSVKSKVTVKNPSKKQDSDKNAKVKEKKVVTNTDLKVRKDNRQPSNEIVEHRNQSNSKQSDDKRQMARKNDDTLDSHQQQTKRSSTKIPISSKVVGQLMSRQIVPDELVLQDSISKLGITERSCIEDDAERCLLDVGPVGADGSHEEELPDPDHLVESPVKSQVEEVAMSSQPQDIFSGVDLSSAIEQGGRNLQGRISPPKTLIPYVQPVSPPSSQVKKQQRDQIRREKMEMVFEMNPPRLSLKKQVSFDVDMSVLHVDGTKEKSSFRTEKSEAIETNDQLLFGSMFGWRASSPTNSEVSSDNLSDVFVRTKES; encoded by the coding sequence ATGTCGTGCCGTCCCAATACCAGGAGCTCTTTACCTCAAAAGATGTATACAACTGGCATTGGCAGTAGCAAAGCTTCCCAAGCCAGTATCAAACATAAAATTGATCGCCATAGTGTTCCTTCGCGGAGATTAGCAAGTTTTGAGGAGGCATGCGAAAAAGAAACATTTGCGCGATGTTTGGCGGATTTGTCAAGACGTTCAAGTTCTGGAATACCATCAATGTACTCTAGTCAGAGGATAACATCATCAAGATATCCACCACCGTTTGAGAGAAGTCTATCAAGTTCTCAGTTACCAAGGGGGGACTATGGGTACATACGAAATGTAAGAAGACCGACTTCTCCCAGAGATAGCGGAAGATATAGCGATCCGTTCCCTGGTAAATCAATGGTTCGGCAACAGAGTGAACCAGGTATAAGCACTTTATATGAGAAAAGAACAACACCTTTGGTGTCATCAGCACCAAAGCCATCAAGGAGTGTAGAAGCTCTAGTTTCACCTACATCAAGACAAAGCCCCATGTCAAATCGGAATTCATTGAAACCATCTAAAACAAGAGCTTGTCAAAGCTTAGAAGCTATAAACGAACCTACAGGGAACCAAATGGTTACAAGTCGGTTTGTAGCTCGGATACCACGAAAAGCATCAGATCCAGGTATGACTGAGGAGAAAAAAGGTGGTTCAACCCAACATGCAAGTGTCAAACTTCCTGCAAAGAATAAAGACAACAATACAACTCAAtcgggaaagaaagagagaagagggACACAAAGACCAATGAGAAAATCGGCATCTGTTGACGACAGGCTGTGTAGCAGTACTCATGAGAGAGAAAGGCACACCAGACGCACTAGCTCAATTCCAAAAGTGAAAAATACTAATGCACCTCAATCGCATAGTAAAAGTAAAAAGGATCAAAATGGCAATGATACTAGTCCTATTGTTTTTCGAGCGAAATCTCCGGGTAGTGTGAAAAGCAAAGTCACTGTAAAGAACCCCAGCAAGAAGCAGGACAGTGATAAGAACGCCAAAGTGAAAGAAAAGAAGGTAGTTACAAACACTGATTTGAAAGTACGCAAAGACAATCGGCAACCAAGCAACGAAATTGTGGAACATCGAAATCAGTCAAACTCGAAGCAGAGTGATGACAAACGTCAGATGGCCAGGAAAAATGATGACACACTTGACTCTCATCAGCAACAGACCAAGAGATCTTCAACTAAGATACCAATTTCAAGCAAAGTTGTTGGGCAACTGATGAGCAGACAAATTGTACCGGATGAACTGGTGTTGCAAGATAGTATTAGTAAACTAGGCATTACTGAAAGAAGCTGTATAGAAGATGATGCTGAAAGATGCCTTTTAGATGTTGGTCCTGTTGGAGCTGATGGTAGTCATGAAGAAGAACTTCCTGATCCAGACCATCTGGTAGAGAGTCCCGTAAAGAGTCAAGTGGAAGAAGTTGCCATGAGCAGTCAACCTCAGGACATCTTCTCAGGGGTAGACCTAAGTAGTGCAATTGAACAAGGTGGTAGGAATCTTCAGGGAAGGATATCACCTCCAAAGACTCTGATACCATATGTGCAGCCTGTATCGCCACCATCTTCACAGGTGAAGAAGCAGCAAAGAGACCAGATCCGTCGAGAGAAGATGGAAATGGTATTTGAAATGAATCCACCGCGATTAAGCCTCAAGAAACAAGTCAGTTTTGATGTGGATATGTCTGTTCTTCATGTCGATGGCACAAAAGAGAAGTCCAGTTTTCGGACAGAGAAGAGTGAAGCCATTGAGACTAATGATCAGTTGTTGTTCGGGTCTATGTTTGGTTGGAGGGCATCATCGCCAACCAATAGCGAGGTCAGTAGCGATAATCTTTCGGATGTGTTCGTGAGGACGAAGGAATCGTGA
- the LOC140156500 gene encoding toll-like receptor 8: protein MASVLIQFLCTLLMYLALQSSHELPTEQNSCYPKGSVACKMWNSTNMDCSWRDLVCIPPLRHAASINSLDLKENKLTAIPDDAFRSLKKLQLLDLSHNDISTLHKGAFTGQLQLLDLSNNEISTLHNGVFTGLDKLLTLRLSYNHVSQIQANVFSSLRKLKHLDLSSNRISALHIGAFTGLHDLLSLELRDNLISSISDKTFSTLGKLTSLDLGFGNYLQTLEGVPFRNLISLQSMVIDWQNVTSLSTSSLVGLENLQILIMSFNDRPDNITGTPLALLSSLRELHIVSAIYDCDNIGNLFIGLHNLQHLHIIVGGSCPEIKFCSSYKEYSHHLHTGHECSRVIPLSYLEFHQKSLTTTSFPDFEILNNLTSLFLDLSVDIHTAIEGLNSLDSPLQNLTLEILNKAVNLSSTTFASWGNWKASLQKLKLSVERFGEFQGAPFEWFKELKVLSLHSSLDTRPPLTLSVNIFKGLIHLNKLEFRNVHIDLPSFGALNIFSSYESLTNLDLSYNQLGGTFEFIWEQLCNISSLEKIDVAFNALYGNQLWSCSPPNLKKLSIGYQNPDYPMFDDWFSAHICQVAPHLESFDASAVHIDFHQTNSTCPFLETLGLDACQFADYNEYTEMQLPVLQKLYLNNIVYYQSDLAGLLNIFKAPILQNLYLNSNEIDHIDNKLVMYYNSLTFLDLSNNKLVSVSNFQHFKNIRHLTHLDLSNNRIPIIPKEILHKTQPAQMDFSSNPFQCDCNVKAFRKWILTDTMVQLSGIEKYTCFLPDSEKDLSFTQVNIDCAFHVWKYITIGITCALVLIVSVILIVRYWWHIKYRLFLVFNRRRNQQHHLIEMMNVWMMMRMVSLFMMPMFPTMKKVLIGCMESFYPISSKEGNLSGFS, encoded by the coding sequence ATGGCATCTGTACTCATACAATTTCTGTGTACTTTGCTCATGTACTTGGCGCTGCAGTCCTCACATGAACTTCCAACAGAACAGAACTCATGTTATCCAAAGGGAAGTGTTGCTTGTAAAATGTGGAATTCTACCAATATGGATTGTAGCTGGAGAGATCTAGTCTGTATTCCACCATTACGGCATGCTGCTTCTATCAACTCACTTGATCTAAAAGAGAATAAACTTACTGCTATTCCTGATGATGCATTTCGAAGTCTTAAAAAGTTGCAACTTTTGGATCTTTCTCATAATGATATATCAACATTACATAAAGGTGCATTCACTGGACAGCTGCAACTTTTGGATCTTTCTAATAATGAAATATCAACATTACATAATGGTGTATTCACTGGACTTGATAAACTATTAACTCTGCGACTATCCTACAACCACGTTTCCCAAATACAGGCTAATGTATTTAGCAGCCTTCGCAAGTTAAAGCATCTGGATCTTTCTTCCAACCGTATATCAGCATTGCATATTGGTGCATTTACTGGACTACATGATCTGCTAAGTTTGGAATTGCGTGATAACTTGATATCCTCCATCAGTGACAAAACTTTTAGCACACTTGGCAAACTTACCAGCTTGGATTTAGGCTTTGGAAACTACTTGCAGACTTTAGAAGGTGTCCCCTTTCGGAACCTTATCTCACTGCAGAGTATGGTCATTGATTGGCAAAATGTAACAAGTCTTAGTACTTCATCACTGGTGGGATTGGAAAACTTACAAATTCTGATAATGTCATTTAATGACAGGCCTGATAATATTACTGGTACCCCTCTAGCTCTACTGTCATCATTACGTGAACTCCACATTGTTAGTGCTATCTATGACTGTGATAATATTGGCAACCTGTTTATTGGATTACACAACCTACAACATCTTCATATCATAGTTGGTGGATCCTGTCCTGAAATCAAGTTTTGCTCATCATATAAAGAATATTCTCATCACTTGCATACAGGTCATGAATGCAGCAGAGTGATTCCTTTGTCATATCTTGAATTTCACCAGAAATCCTTAACAACTACCAGTTTTCCAGATTTTGAAATACTGAATAATCTTACCAGTCTCTTTCTTGATCTTTCTGTTGACATCCATACAGCCATAGAGGGCTTGAACTCATTGGATTCACCTCTTCAAAACCTAACCTTAGAAATATTAAACAAGGCTGTCAACTTAAGTTCAACAACATTTGCATCATGGGGAAATTGGAAGGCATCATTGCAGAAATTAAAATTAAGTGTTGAGAGGTTTGGTGAGTTTCAAGGTGCACCTTTTGAATGGTTTAAGGAGTTAAAAGTGTTATCTTTACATTCATCATTGGATACTCGGCCTCCATTAACCCTGTCTGTGAACATCTTCAAAGGTTTGATACATTTAAATAAATTAGAATTCAGAAATGTACACATTGATTTGCCTTCATTTGGTGCTCTGAATATATTTAGTAGCTATGAATCTTTAACAAACTTGGATCTGTCCTACAATCAATTAGGTGGTACATTTGAATTTATATGGGAACAATTATGCAACATATCTTCACTTGAAAAAATAGATGTAGCATTCAATGCTCTTTATGGAAATCAACTTTGGTCATGCTCTccaccaaatttaaaaaaattaagtaTAGGGTACCAAAATCCAGATTATCCAATGTTTGATGACTGGTTTAGTGCACACATATGTCAGGTTGCACCACATTTGGAATCATTTGATGCTAGTGCAGTCCACATCGACTTCCATCAAACTAATTCTACCTGCCCATTTCTTGAGACTTTAGGTTTAGATGCATGCCAATTCGCTGATTATAATGAATATACTGAAATGCAATTACCTGTTTTACAAAAACtgtacttaaataacattgtgtaCTATCAGTCTGACCTTGCTGGTCTACTGAATATCTTCAAAGCACCCATATTGCAAAATCTTTATTTGAATTCCAATGAGATTGACCACATTGATAATAAACTTGTTATGTATTACAATAGCTTAACATTCCTGGATTTAAGTAACAACAAACTAGTATCAGTGAGTAATTTTCAACACTTCAAAAATATAAGACACTTAACTCATTTGGACCTTAGTAACAACAGAATCCCAATAATACCTAAAGAAATTCTACATAAAACTCAACCAGCACAGATGGATTTCAGTAGCAATCCATTTCAATGTGATTGCAATGTGAAGGCATTTAGGAAATGGATACTCACTGATACCATGGTCCAACTTTCCGGGATTGaaaaatatacatgttttttaCCAGATTCAGAAAAAGACTTGAGCTTTACACAGGTAAATATAGATTGTGCATTTCACGTAtggaagtacattacaattggtATTACTTGTGCTTTAGTTCTAATAGTTTCAGTAATTCTGATAGTGCGTTATTGGTGGCACATTAAGTACAGATTGTTCCTAGTGTTCAACAGAAGAAGAAACCAACAACACCATCTTATTGAAATGATGAACGTatggatgatgatgaggatggtaTCCCTATTTATGATGCCTATGTTCCCTACCATGAAGAAAGTGCTGATCGGGTGCATGGAGAGCTTCTACCCAATATCGAGCAAGGAGGGGAACCTTTCAGGCTTTTCCTAA
- the LOC140157862 gene encoding uncharacterized protein, whose protein sequence is MDRRKAYAKHRSVSEGNMFSALNTKAAKLGNGHQMSPTARSPLMSPFLGLRRMLSRESGRWSPGTTRKADAKRNSGSGSPKPKKKRFYGVCRACGFDVMTGDQISVRQWVFHRDCFKCSRCDQPLSLKFYLQRYNGNE, encoded by the exons ATGGATAGACGGAAGGCGTATGCGAAACATCGAAGCGTTTCTGAAGGGAATATGTTTAGTGCCTTGAATACGAAAGCAGCCAAGCTTGGGAATGGACATCAGATGTCACCTACTGCAAGGAGTCCTTTGATGAGTCCTTTCCTTGGATTACGTAGGATGTTATCGCGGGAATCAGGACGGTGGAGCCCAGGAACAACGCGGAAAGCTGATGCTAAACGTAACTCAG GAAGTGGATCCCCCAAGCCTAAGAAGAAGCGTTTCTATGGAGTATGTCGTGCTTGTGGATTTGATGTGATGACCGGTGATCAGATAAGTGTACGTCAATGGGTCTTCCACCGTGACTGCTTCAAGTGTTCCAG aTGTGACCAGCCGCTGTCACTGAAGTTTTACCTCCAAAG ATacaacggtaatgaatga